The following coding sequences lie in one Nonomuraea muscovyensis genomic window:
- a CDS encoding SMI1/KNR4 family protein yields MNGPNTPRYAWAERLQVVSGTDHDLHNGRGSSPHPTGWLGAAPVSEAELLRQEERLGRRLPPSYREFLQVSNGWDVNSFTSVHLLPIAEVGWTRDVDPHLANTWGPSPDSPIPELPADYFFDYDAPQDRDFFEVGDFLPHTLCISENVEGSVYLLNPYIVTSNDEWEAWYFDSLYELDATRFRSFWHLMEHFFRDNGF; encoded by the coding sequence ATGAACGGCCCCAACACCCCCCGCTACGCATGGGCTGAACGCCTCCAGGTCGTGAGTGGCACAGACCACGATCTCCACAACGGTAGGGGATCTTCGCCGCACCCAACCGGATGGCTGGGAGCGGCTCCCGTCAGTGAAGCCGAACTCCTCCGTCAGGAAGAGCGCCTCGGCCGCCGCTTGCCACCGAGCTACCGAGAGTTCCTCCAGGTAAGCAACGGCTGGGACGTGAACTCCTTTACCAGTGTTCACCTTCTCCCCATCGCCGAGGTCGGGTGGACGCGCGACGTGGATCCGCACCTCGCGAACACATGGGGTCCCTCGCCTGACTCCCCGATCCCGGAACTGCCCGCCGACTATTTCTTCGACTACGACGCACCTCAGGATCGGGATTTTTTTGAGGTGGGAGACTTTCTGCCGCACACGTTGTGCATTTCCGAGAACGTCGAGGGTAGTGTTTATCTGCTCAATCCTTACATTGTCACCTCGAACGATGAATGGGAAGCGTGGTACTTTGACTCCTTGTACGAGCTCGATGCCACCCGCTTCCGGTCTTTCTGGCATTTGATGGAGCACTTCTTCCGCGATAACGGATTTTGA
- a CDS encoding DNRLRE domain-containing protein, producing MPLSLISAPALAQDPTPPPTTPPSAPATPTGKALAQAKKDNRRIEIESLRSENTTYYANPDGKTLRMEQYLEPIRVKNADGKGFTPIDTTLIEANGVIKPKAAKGGLTLSAGGDTEAIRSKSGDLAARIDAPRTLPKPTLNGNTATYPSAYGKGIDLVVTTTPTGFRQQIVIRQRPAEPVTFRVPVDLPKGISFGKNAKGQPTLKNQDGKHSLDIRPAALLDAKAADANADLGTVRVGRAQVSLDDSALVYSPDAAFLADPATTFPVTMAAIDDDWYECTLGGDPCPPGDPMDTYINDVDLTDSWDMHYRDQMWVGKSYASGIAKRWRAYIQFPLPKATDPFWGSNIQNADLELWNYLSNDCGEFVGSGITARRVTSDWDHLTLQWGNQPSVTNVGADTEYGAYSPDCAGSMNYEHDLIHSVDTIVQDWADGETNYGFQLRAGDESELRNWRRYRSREQTSGYPAHGPRLTVDFEPPVPPRQETVVISSPTLMETFPEYEEAIQKSVFVPESEADREELGLSPEVARMAAAKRDGQPYFVGSDMLNLGGPEPEGDDATDPDEEEVFSPRVLTHEPAGNATGVPLDAQIRMTFTEPVGETAVSVKPSSGAEVEGALSEDTTKKTVTFTPRQPLSPGTTYTVTVSGAIDEWDNQMSPYTWSFRTTDQAAAHWTFDEGTGKIVADSSGNGHSASLNDTAAWIAGKSGNAISNVPSQARIAASSSAAKQGKAVEVTDETTATSITYALPDGKAFRTEVAAGPIRTKQNGVWVPIDTTLFEHGGVLRPKAIASNASVEISTGGAGTFVRMTAHGQSYALRWPTPLPKPMVKGGVVTYTDAAGAGADLVVTVLPTGFRHDVVLRQRPSKPLELRIGVESDGLTLSEGKGGRLLLKGKDKKLVASAPQPIMWDGSAKGRLPLARHAVIDTEVVSKTGRTELVLKPDHAFLSDSKTVYPVRVDPTTTLPSNNDLSVLSTDTADSPAYPTSTALPVGVQTGQKMRALLRFDTTSLVGKTVTDARLSMSIISAKTCGASVGQGVQAARVTGAWDENNLYWANKPAFTTEDAQINKTSIDCASTQTPTEWNITGISQDWAAGAANHGLVLKAPTENTTIEWRMYASSDDTEWNAPPKLVVTTSAPASSPTIANFTITPAQDVAGTTVTSSLTPQLAATVADTAGGNLTGEFEVEHDPAATGQGTGQIWAGASSAVASGSQAAVGVPAGKLADGWKVRWRARAVNAAAATASAWSSWQTATVDVPNPTVGAFQVTPSQVVNGVTVSTSVTPTLRTTVTDPAAQPVRAEFEVEHDPAATTQGTGQIWTGAVDNVASGTQASIAVPNAKLTDGWKVRWRVRAINTATTVSSLWSDWQLLTVDVPDPASEPSVGALQVTPSEQVDGTTVTPTLTPALLTQVSDPAGKPLRVEAEIDHDPAATGQGSGQIWVGSADNVPVGTQAAITVPADKLADGWKVRWRARAVSATAASTWSGWQSLAISLPKPTATGLTITPSKVVDGVMVTTALTPTLQATLTHPTGQALRAEAEIEHDPAATGQGTGQIWAGAVDNVASGTQASIAVPAGKLTDGWKVRWRARAVGDQASSAWSDWQQVTVDVIQPGEEPLAQAAGPVIRTDQSFTAAAWLRWSDKDGDYTVLEQKGTHQAPFRLGNTADHGLAFTFTSADTADATVEGVLSGVEPPVDEWFHLAGVYDVAAKSASLYLNGTQVGSAQLISAGWRADAPMRLGANMLGAIDELELYQRPLSGTELGALLARSASVAAPQNSAPVESGATKATTTAGIPVYNFKYDHINEQNCKDTTWFEKNNLARIQEKPYLSCWSAYLYIQDFSEDSDTRRLKKAAKSGSLFKMLASTFGSAFFDDSDRFRFRATWVVHSYLGDDTGNNIVNPAPNEELKPQDMKVFIRVDEMAVEDANGRVKLSSAQLRGLPMRVRLDAEPGALWGTDCKVRSGTDQTKDVSEWYAKPDSRYIVRAMPPDDPTKNNWCQLEPQVEIFDDPERPDVPMRFYLWSQIVKDENGDDRRVRRKGDTINAQNGDQAAVPLFRCDWKKFGFQKADIHIGGCINHYASRVFAMSKKRDTLFPEVIEHIETALNPETNATTFPYLRDGHDWSQPGYPPTRNKLGNERPKNIAGNWADPNSEPLVRNPDKTMDKANRKYFSDLELHLDSGTTSQQIWPKGVGTNYCKYYMPEKYGEPYYNGGPPRGLTNSCDEYPFASTIQGALHAKGHFSVRAVDHQQNIDHGHVLRSFFSHYRVGGDNEFWVLIQP from the coding sequence ATGCCGCTCTCGCTCATCAGCGCACCCGCGCTCGCCCAGGACCCCACGCCACCCCCCACAACCCCGCCGAGCGCTCCCGCCACCCCCACCGGTAAGGCGCTGGCGCAGGCCAAGAAGGACAACCGGCGCATCGAGATCGAGTCGCTGCGCTCGGAGAACACCACCTACTACGCCAACCCCGACGGCAAGACCCTGAGGATGGAGCAGTACCTGGAGCCCATCCGGGTCAAGAACGCCGACGGCAAAGGCTTCACACCGATCGACACCACGCTCATCGAGGCGAACGGAGTCATCAAGCCCAAGGCGGCCAAGGGCGGCCTGACGCTGTCCGCAGGCGGCGACACCGAAGCGATCAGGAGCAAGAGCGGCGACCTCGCCGCCAGGATCGACGCCCCCCGCACGTTGCCCAAGCCCACGCTCAACGGCAACACCGCCACCTACCCGTCCGCGTACGGCAAGGGCATCGACCTGGTCGTCACCACCACCCCGACCGGGTTCCGCCAGCAGATCGTCATCCGGCAACGCCCGGCCGAGCCGGTGACGTTCCGCGTCCCCGTGGATCTGCCCAAGGGCATCTCCTTCGGTAAGAACGCCAAGGGGCAGCCGACGCTGAAGAACCAGGACGGCAAGCACAGCCTCGACATCCGCCCCGCGGCACTACTGGACGCGAAGGCCGCCGACGCGAACGCCGACCTCGGCACCGTCAGGGTCGGCAGGGCCCAGGTGAGCCTGGACGACTCGGCGCTGGTGTACAGCCCCGACGCGGCCTTCCTCGCCGACCCGGCGACCACGTTCCCGGTGACCATGGCCGCCATCGACGACGACTGGTACGAGTGCACGCTCGGGGGCGATCCCTGCCCCCCCGGCGATCCGATGGACACGTACATCAATGACGTGGACCTCACCGACAGCTGGGACATGCACTACCGCGACCAGATGTGGGTCGGAAAGTCCTACGCCAGCGGCATCGCCAAGCGCTGGCGCGCCTACATTCAGTTCCCGCTGCCGAAAGCGACCGACCCGTTCTGGGGCTCGAACATCCAGAACGCCGACCTGGAGTTGTGGAACTACCTGTCCAACGACTGCGGCGAGTTCGTCGGCTCCGGAATCACCGCCCGGCGGGTCACGTCCGACTGGGACCATCTGACCCTGCAGTGGGGCAACCAGCCGTCGGTCACCAACGTGGGCGCGGACACCGAGTACGGGGCGTACAGCCCCGACTGCGCCGGCTCGATGAACTACGAGCACGATCTCATCCACTCGGTCGACACCATCGTCCAGGACTGGGCGGACGGGGAAACGAACTACGGGTTCCAGCTCCGCGCCGGTGACGAATCGGAGTTGCGGAACTGGCGCCGCTACCGCAGCCGCGAGCAGACCAGCGGCTATCCCGCCCACGGCCCCAGGCTCACGGTCGACTTCGAGCCGCCAGTGCCGCCTCGCCAGGAAACTGTCGTGATCTCCAGTCCGACCCTCATGGAGACCTTTCCCGAATATGAGGAAGCGATCCAGAAGTCGGTCTTCGTACCCGAGTCAGAAGCGGATCGGGAGGAGCTCGGTCTCAGCCCTGAAGTCGCCAGGATGGCGGCAGCAAAACGTGATGGTCAACCGTATTTCGTCGGTTCCGACATGCTCAACCTCGGCGGCCCTGAACCAGAGGGTGACGACGCCACGGATCCCGATGAGGAAGAGGTCTTCTCTCCTCGTGTGCTGACGCACGAACCCGCGGGCAACGCCACCGGGGTGCCACTCGACGCTCAGATACGCATGACGTTTACTGAGCCGGTCGGAGAGACCGCCGTCTCGGTGAAGCCCTCGTCAGGTGCCGAGGTGGAGGGCGCCCTGTCCGAGGACACCACAAAAAAGACCGTGACGTTCACTCCGCGACAGCCGCTGAGCCCAGGCACCACGTACACGGTGACCGTCTCGGGAGCCATCGACGAGTGGGACAACCAGATGTCTCCCTACACATGGTCCTTCCGCACCACCGACCAGGCGGCCGCCCACTGGACGTTCGACGAGGGTACCGGGAAGATCGTCGCCGATTCGTCCGGCAACGGTCACAGCGCATCGCTCAACGACACGGCGGCGTGGATTGCGGGCAAGAGCGGTAACGCGATCTCCAACGTGCCGTCGCAGGCGCGGATAGCCGCCTCCAGCTCTGCGGCCAAGCAGGGAAAGGCCGTCGAGGTCACCGATGAAACGACCGCGACCAGCATCACGTACGCGTTGCCGGATGGGAAGGCGTTCCGGACGGAGGTCGCTGCGGGTCCCATACGGACCAAGCAGAACGGCGTGTGGGTGCCGATCGACACCACGCTGTTCGAGCATGGAGGTGTTCTGCGTCCGAAGGCGATCGCTTCGAATGCGTCGGTGGAAATCTCGACGGGCGGCGCCGGGACATTCGTGCGCATGACCGCGCATGGGCAGTCGTACGCGCTGCGCTGGCCGACACCGCTACCCAAGCCGATGGTCAAGGGTGGCGTCGTCACCTATACCGACGCCGCCGGTGCCGGGGCTGACCTGGTGGTGACGGTGCTACCGACCGGGTTCCGGCACGACGTGGTGCTGCGCCAGCGACCGTCGAAGCCGCTGGAGCTGCGCATCGGCGTGGAGAGCGATGGCCTGACCCTGTCCGAGGGCAAGGGCGGACGTCTGCTGCTGAAGGGCAAGGACAAGAAGCTCGTGGCCTCAGCGCCGCAGCCGATCATGTGGGACGGTAGCGCCAAGGGCCGCCTCCCGCTGGCCAGGCACGCGGTCATCGACACCGAAGTCGTATCCAAGACCGGGCGCACAGAGCTGGTGCTCAAGCCCGACCACGCGTTCCTGTCGGACTCGAAGACCGTGTACCCGGTCCGGGTGGACCCGACTACGACGCTGCCAAGCAATAACGACCTCAGTGTCCTCAGCACCGATACAGCCGACTCGCCGGCCTACCCGACCAGCACCGCCCTTCCAGTAGGTGTGCAAACAGGCCAGAAGATGCGCGCCCTTCTGCGCTTCGACACCACCTCGCTCGTGGGCAAAACCGTTACCGATGCCAGGCTGTCGATGTCGATCATCAGTGCCAAGACCTGCGGAGCATCAGTCGGGCAGGGTGTACAGGCGGCCCGGGTGACCGGCGCCTGGGATGAGAACAACCTCTATTGGGCGAACAAGCCCGCCTTCACCACCGAAGACGCCCAAATCAACAAAACATCCATCGACTGCGCGAGCACCCAGACTCCGACGGAATGGAACATCACCGGCATCAGCCAAGACTGGGCGGCCGGCGCGGCCAACCACGGCCTGGTACTGAAGGCTCCGACCGAAAACACCACCATCGAATGGCGGATGTACGCCTCCTCCGACGACACCGAATGGAACGCCCCGCCCAAGCTGGTCGTCACGACCAGCGCGCCCGCGTCGTCCCCCACGATCGCTAATTTCACGATCACCCCAGCGCAGGATGTTGCCGGCACGACCGTGACCAGCTCGCTCACCCCGCAACTGGCCGCCACCGTCGCCGACACCGCTGGCGGCAATCTGACCGGCGAGTTCGAGGTCGAACATGACCCGGCCGCAACCGGGCAGGGCACCGGCCAGATCTGGGCCGGTGCCTCATCTGCGGTCGCCTCCGGAAGCCAGGCCGCTGTCGGTGTCCCCGCAGGGAAGCTGGCAGATGGCTGGAAGGTCCGCTGGCGAGCTCGTGCAGTCAATGCCGCGGCCGCCACCGCCTCGGCGTGGTCGTCTTGGCAGACAGCCACGGTCGATGTACCCAATCCTACGGTCGGCGCCTTCCAGGTCACCCCCTCACAGGTGGTGAACGGCGTCACCGTGTCCACGAGCGTGACCCCGACACTCCGCACCACAGTCACCGACCCGGCCGCCCAGCCAGTGCGGGCGGAGTTCGAGGTCGAGCACGACCCGGCCGCGACCACGCAGGGCACCGGCCAGATCTGGACCGGCGCCGTGGACAACGTCGCATCCGGCACCCAGGCCAGCATCGCCGTCCCCAACGCGAAACTCACGGACGGGTGGAAGGTGCGCTGGCGGGTCCGAGCGATCAACACCGCCACCACGGTCAGCTCACTCTGGTCGGACTGGCAACTCCTGACCGTGGACGTGCCGGACCCGGCCTCCGAACCGTCCGTCGGCGCCTTGCAGGTCACCCCGTCCGAGCAGGTGGACGGAACCACTGTCACCCCCACCCTCACCCCAGCTCTGCTGACCCAGGTGAGTGACCCCGCAGGGAAGCCGCTGCGCGTCGAGGCCGAGATCGACCATGACCCGGCCGCGACCGGTCAGGGCAGTGGCCAGATCTGGGTCGGCAGCGCCGACAACGTCCCGGTCGGTACCCAGGCGGCCATCACGGTCCCGGCGGACAAGCTGGCCGATGGGTGGAAGGTGCGCTGGCGAGCCCGCGCGGTCTCGGCCACCGCCGCCTCCACTTGGTCAGGCTGGCAGTCCCTCGCCATCAGCCTGCCCAAGCCCACCGCCACCGGCCTGACCATCACTCCGTCGAAGGTGGTAGACGGCGTGATGGTGACCACCGCGCTCACCCCCACGCTGCAGGCCACCCTCACCCACCCGACCGGCCAGGCACTGCGCGCTGAAGCCGAGATCGAGCACGACCCGGCCGCGACCGGTCAGGGCACCGGCCAGATCTGGGCTGGCGCCGTGGACAACGTGGCCTCCGGCACCCAAGCGAGCATTGCCGTTCCAGCGGGCAAGCTGACCGACGGGTGGAAGGTGCGCTGGCGGGCCCGCGCGGTCGGCGACCAGGCATCCTCGGCCTGGTCTGACTGGCAGCAGGTCACCGTGGACGTCATCCAGCCCGGCGAGGAGCCTTTGGCGCAGGCTGCCGGACCCGTAATCCGCACCGACCAGAGCTTCACCGCCGCCGCCTGGCTGCGTTGGAGCGACAAGGACGGCGATTACACCGTCCTCGAGCAGAAGGGAACCCACCAGGCGCCCTTCCGCCTCGGCAACACCGCCGACCATGGACTGGCGTTCACCTTCACCAGTGCCGACACCGCCGATGCGACGGTCGAGGGTGTACTTTCCGGCGTCGAACCACCGGTCGACGAGTGGTTCCACCTGGCTGGTGTGTACGACGTCGCGGCCAAGTCCGCCTCGCTGTACCTCAACGGCACCCAGGTCGGCAGCGCTCAGCTGATCTCTGCCGGCTGGAGGGCCGACGCGCCGATGCGGCTTGGCGCCAATATGCTCGGCGCGATCGACGAGCTTGAGCTCTATCAGCGACCGCTGAGCGGCACCGAGCTCGGCGCCTTGCTTGCCCGAAGTGCCAGCGTGGCGGCTCCGCAGAATTCTGCGCCGGTGGAGAGCGGTGCGACCAAGGCCACAACAACCGCGGGCATTCCCGTCTACAACTTCAAGTACGACCACATCAACGAGCAGAACTGCAAGGACACGACCTGGTTCGAGAAAAACAATCTGGCCCGCATTCAGGAGAAGCCTTATCTTTCCTGTTGGTCGGCCTACCTGTACATCCAGGACTTCAGCGAGGATTCCGATACCCGTAGATTGAAGAAGGCGGCGAAGTCCGGCAGCCTCTTCAAGATGCTGGCCAGTACGTTCGGCAGCGCGTTCTTCGACGACAGCGACAGGTTCCGGTTCCGCGCCACCTGGGTCGTCCACAGCTACCTTGGCGACGACACTGGCAACAACATCGTTAATCCGGCGCCAAACGAGGAGCTGAAGCCGCAGGACATGAAGGTCTTCATCCGTGTCGACGAAATGGCGGTTGAGGACGCAAACGGCAGGGTTAAATTGTCGTCCGCGCAGCTGCGAGGCCTGCCTATGAGGGTACGCCTAGACGCAGAGCCGGGCGCGCTTTGGGGCACGGACTGCAAGGTGCGAAGTGGCACCGACCAGACCAAGGACGTCTCCGAGTGGTATGCGAAGCCCGACTCCCGGTACATCGTTCGGGCGATGCCGCCTGACGATCCGACGAAGAACAACTGGTGCCAGCTCGAGCCGCAGGTCGAAATCTTCGACGATCCTGAGCGGCCGGACGTCCCGATGAGGTTCTATTTGTGGAGTCAGATCGTTAAGGACGAAAACGGCGACGACCGTCGTGTGCGCCGGAAGGGCGATACCATCAACGCCCAGAACGGAGATCAGGCCGCGGTGCCGCTATTCCGCTGCGACTGGAAGAAGTTCGGATTCCAGAAGGCGGACATCCATATCGGCGGATGCATCAACCACTACGCCAGTCGCGTCTTCGCGATGTCGAAGAAGCGAGATACTCTGTTCCCTGAAGTAATTGAGCACATCGAGACGGCGCTGAATCCAGAGACGAACGCCACCACATTCCCGTACCTGAGGGATGGGCACGACTGGAGCCAGCCCGGGTACCCGCCCACGAGAAACAAACTCGGAAACGAACGTCCCAAGAACATCGCCGGAAACTGGGCCGATCCGAATAGCGAGCCCCTGGTACGCAACCCCGATAAGACAATGGACAAAGCGAACCGGAAGTATTTTAGTGATCTAGAGCTACATTTGGATTCCGGAACCACAAGTCAGCAGATCTGGCCAAAGGGGGTCGGCACCAACTACTGCAAGTACTACATGCCGGAGAAATACGGAGAGCCATATTACAACGGCGGCCCGCCTCGAGGCCTAACCAATTCCTGCGACGAATATCCGTTCGCCAGTACCATCCAAGGCGCCTTGCACGCGAAGGGGCATTTCTCGGTACGCGCCGTGGATCACCAGCAGAATATCGACCATGGTCATGTGCTGCGATCCTTCTTCTCACACTACCGAGTCGGCGGCGACAACGAATTCTGGGTGCTGATCCAGCCCTAA
- the cas6e gene encoding type I-E CRISPR-associated protein Cas6/Cse3/CasE → MGPSPRARGAQRVPAAPDGGPRVLWRIDRNSRAETYLYIVSPDKPDLTHLVEQGGWPETGRWDTYDYEPFLSRLAAGGRWAFRLTANPVHSIRRKDGEPTKVTAHVTQRHQLDWLLKHQERAGFKVVERPADRQLVPGLDRHEIVVHDRRQLSFAKRGQKAPVTLLAVTFDGRLEVTDPDVLRHVLTRGLGRAKSYGCGLMTLAEA, encoded by the coding sequence GTGGGACCATCCCCGCGTGCGCGGGGAGCACAGCGGGTCCCGGCCGCGCCCGACGGCGGGCCGCGGGTATTGTGGCGGATCGACCGCAACAGCCGGGCGGAGACCTACCTCTACATCGTCAGCCCGGACAAGCCCGACCTCACTCACCTGGTCGAGCAAGGCGGCTGGCCCGAGACGGGTCGGTGGGACACCTACGACTACGAGCCGTTCCTGTCACGCCTCGCGGCCGGTGGCCGGTGGGCGTTCCGGCTGACGGCCAACCCGGTGCACAGCATCCGTCGCAAAGACGGCGAGCCCACCAAGGTCACGGCACATGTCACCCAGCGCCACCAGTTGGACTGGCTCCTGAAGCACCAGGAAAGGGCCGGGTTCAAGGTCGTCGAGAGGCCGGCCGACCGGCAGCTCGTGCCCGGCCTCGACCGGCATGAGATCGTCGTGCACGACCGGCGTCAACTGTCCTTCGCCAAACGTGGCCAGAAAGCCCCAGTCACCCTGCTCGCGGTCACCTTCGATGGGCGGTTGGAGGTCACCGACCCGGACGTACTCCGGCACGTCCTTACCCGTGGGCTCGGCCGCGCCAAGTCCTACGGGTGCGGCCTCATGACGCTGGCCGAGGCGTGA
- the cas1e gene encoding type I-E CRISPR-associated endonuclease Cas1e produces MATVGQRGMSSPRELTRMGDRISFIYLERCILHREDNAITAEDAEGVTHIPAATIGTLLLGPGTRVTHQAMSLLGDSGAGVVWVGEQGVRFYSGGRSLNRSSSLVEAQATKWANRRTRLEVAREMYRMRFPNENPDSLTRHELLGREGRRVKECYRKEAERAGVPWNGRIYVPGDFNAGDPVNQAVTAAAQCMYGIAQTTVAALGCAPGLGFIHSGHELAFVLDIADLYKTEIAIPIAFDVAAESPDDVGSRTRRAIRDHINKRRLLRRCVNDIKHLVLTEAASDNLDDEDIDRVTLQSDHGTEVEAGRNYADDDIYEVPW; encoded by the coding sequence ATGGCCACCGTCGGCCAGCGCGGGATGTCGTCGCCCCGCGAGCTCACCCGCATGGGGGACCGCATCTCGTTCATCTACCTTGAACGATGCATCCTGCACCGTGAGGACAACGCCATCACAGCCGAGGACGCCGAAGGTGTCACGCACATACCGGCTGCCACCATCGGAACCCTGCTCCTCGGCCCCGGCACACGCGTCACTCACCAGGCTATGAGTCTTCTGGGGGACAGCGGCGCCGGCGTGGTGTGGGTCGGTGAGCAAGGGGTGCGCTTCTACTCCGGAGGCAGGTCGCTCAACCGCTCATCGTCTCTTGTCGAAGCGCAGGCGACGAAGTGGGCCAACCGCAGAACCAGACTTGAGGTGGCCCGCGAGATGTACCGCATGCGGTTTCCCAACGAGAACCCAGACAGCCTCACCCGGCATGAACTTCTCGGTAGGGAAGGCCGAAGGGTCAAGGAGTGCTACCGCAAGGAAGCCGAACGGGCGGGCGTTCCGTGGAACGGCCGAATCTACGTACCCGGGGATTTCAACGCCGGCGATCCTGTCAACCAGGCTGTTACGGCAGCCGCCCAATGCATGTATGGCATCGCCCAGACCACCGTAGCCGCACTGGGCTGCGCACCCGGGCTGGGCTTCATCCACTCAGGGCACGAACTGGCCTTCGTCCTCGACATAGCGGACCTCTACAAGACAGAGATCGCCATCCCGATTGCCTTCGATGTGGCCGCGGAGAGTCCGGACGATGTGGGCTCCCGCACACGGAGAGCCATCCGCGACCACATCAACAAGAGGCGGCTGCTCAGACGGTGCGTGAACGACATCAAGCATCTGGTCCTCACAGAAGCGGCCAGTGACAACCTCGACGATGAGGACATCGACCGCGTCACGCTGCAGAGCGATCACGGCACCGAAGTAGAGGCCGGCCGCAACTACGCCGACGATGACATCTACGAGGTTCCCTGGTGA
- the cas2e gene encoding type I-E CRISPR-associated endoribonuclease Cas2e — MTVIVLTRCPAGLRGFLTRWLMEISPGVFIGGPSARIREALWLEVEEYADTGRALLAYTTDNEQGFTFETHDHKWHPVDHEGLILLRRPKDPPASSSAAPRNWSKAAKRRRYGQR, encoded by the coding sequence GTGACCGTCATCGTGCTCACCCGCTGTCCAGCGGGGCTCCGTGGCTTCCTGACGCGTTGGCTGATGGAGATCTCTCCTGGTGTCTTCATCGGTGGCCCATCCGCTCGCATCAGGGAAGCGCTCTGGCTCGAAGTGGAGGAGTACGCCGACACCGGGCGTGCACTCCTCGCGTACACCACGGACAACGAGCAAGGCTTCACCTTCGAAACGCACGATCACAAGTGGCACCCCGTTGACCACGAGGGCCTCATCCTGCTGCGGCGTCCCAAGGACCCGCCTGCATCGTCTTCTGCTGCGCCCCGCAATTGGAGCAAGGCAGCCAAGCGACGACGCTACGGGCAGCGCTGA